Proteins from one Corallococcus exiguus genomic window:
- a CDS encoding AAA family ATPase, whose amino-acid sequence MIEKVQFRNFKAYRSLDLDLEPFTVLVGPNASGKTTLLDGLRMPTMLAPFKTGAGASELIPASFISFGVNQPAELVFQSHLRQTPAKVVIKGVGAPIPSISRQLEEDMATPEAVRRANHELRQFLHTATLLRFEARKLAGASYSEEQVPKVSRDGTGLASTIAFLKLSHEDLFGEIESALKQVVPSVRKIRVERAAVEQSNLRTIALDDQKTHVSEKRTLWGNRIVLDMQGAKGVPADSVGEGTLMALGLLTVLLGPQRPKLLLLDDIELALHPVAQGKLVGVLRTIQKNDPELQIAATSHSPFILNYLKPEEIRMTFLAENGFARCEKLTAHPEFEKWKDLMSPGEFWSTVGESWIGKVPASAPHE is encoded by the coding sequence GTGATCGAGAAGGTGCAGTTCCGCAACTTCAAGGCGTACCGCTCACTCGACCTGGACCTGGAGCCCTTCACCGTGCTGGTGGGGCCGAATGCTTCGGGCAAGACGACGCTGCTGGATGGCTTGCGGATGCCGACCATGCTTGCCCCTTTCAAAACGGGAGCAGGTGCATCTGAACTCATTCCGGCGAGCTTTATTTCGTTTGGAGTCAACCAGCCAGCGGAGTTGGTCTTTCAGTCTCACTTGAGGCAAACACCCGCCAAAGTGGTTATCAAGGGAGTCGGAGCGCCTATCCCTAGCATTAGTCGCCAACTGGAGGAGGATATGGCGACCCCGGAGGCGGTAAGGCGCGCAAATCATGAGCTGCGCCAGTTCTTGCACACGGCAACGCTCCTGCGATTTGAAGCACGGAAGCTCGCGGGCGCGTCGTATAGCGAGGAGCAGGTGCCCAAGGTTTCAAGGGACGGCACGGGACTGGCTTCCACGATTGCGTTCCTCAAGTTGAGCCATGAGGACCTGTTCGGAGAGATTGAATCCGCGCTGAAGCAGGTCGTGCCGTCCGTGCGGAAGATTCGTGTCGAGCGTGCTGCCGTCGAGCAGAGCAATCTGCGAACGATTGCGCTTGATGATCAGAAGACCCATGTGTCCGAGAAACGGACGCTCTGGGGAAATCGGATCGTGCTGGACATGCAGGGCGCAAAGGGCGTGCCAGCGGACTCCGTGGGCGAAGGCACGTTGATGGCATTGGGATTGTTGACCGTGCTGCTCGGACCCCAGCGACCCAAGCTTCTCCTCTTGGATGACATTGAGCTAGCGCTTCATCCCGTGGCACAGGGAAAGCTCGTCGGGGTCCTGCGTACCATTCAGAAGAACGATCCCGAGTTGCAGATCGCGGCGACAAGCCATTCGCCCTTCATCCTGAACTACCTGAAGCCGGAGGAGATCCGGATGACCTTCCTGGCGGAGAACGGGTTCGCTCGCTGCGAGAAGCTCACGGCACATCCTGAGTTCGAGAAGTGGAAGGACCTGATGAGCCCCGGCGAGTTCTGGAGCACTGTGGGCGAGAGCTGGATTGGCAAGGTGCCCGCGTCCGCGCCGCATGAGTGA